In Cicer arietinum cultivar CDC Frontier isolate Library 1 chromosome 7, Cicar.CDCFrontier_v2.0, whole genome shotgun sequence, a single window of DNA contains:
- the LOC113784887 gene encoding formin-like protein 1, with the protein MFLKLLEAVLKTGNRMNVGTNRGDAHAFKLDTLLKLVDVKGADGKTTLLHFVVQEIIRTEGARPSTSSSTTTTNTNQTPSTTLTDDVKCRRLGLQVVSSLSSDLANVKKAAAMDSEVLTSEVSKLSKGITHIAEIVKLNQTAGSDGTIQKFTESMNKFMRTAEEEIVRIQAQESVALSLVKEITEYFHGNLSKEEAHPFRIFMVVRDFLTVLDRVCKEVGNINERTMVSSAHRFPVPVNPMLPQPLPGLHGRKHYSSSDDDDSSSSP; encoded by the coding sequence ATGTTCTTGAAGCTTCTAGAGGCGGTGCTTAAAACCGGGAACCGCATGAATGTTGGAACAAACCGCGGTGACGCCCATGCATTCAAGCTCGATACACTTCTCAAGCTGGTCGATGTCAAAGGTGCAGATGGGAAAACAACTCTTCTTCACTTTGTTGTACAAGAAATCATTAGAACTGAAGGAGCTCGTCCCTCGACTTCTTCttctactactactactaataCTAATCAAACACCAAGCACAACATTAACCGACGACGTCAAGTGTAGGAGACTTGGCCTTCAAGTAGTATCGAGTCTAAGTTCCGATCTAGCAAATGTGAAGAAGGCCGCAGCAATGGACTCTGAAGTTCTCACAAGCGAAGTCTCTAAACTTTCGAAAGGAATCACACACATCGCAGAGATAGTGAAATTGAATCAAACGGCAGGATCGGACGGAACCATTCAAAAATTCACAGAATCAATGAACAAGTTCATGAGAACGGCCGAGGAGGAGATTGTAAGAATTCAAGCGCAAGAAAGTGTTGCTTTATCGCTGGTAAAAGAGATCACCGAGTATTTCCACGGAAACTTGTCGAAAGAAGAAGCTCATCCATTTAGAATCTTCATGGTAGTAAGAGATTTCTTAACAGTTCTTGATAGGGTATGCAAAGAAGTTGGTAACATAAATGAAAGGACTATGGTTAGTTCAGCTCATAGATTTCCTGTTCCAGTGAATCCAATGCTTCCACAACCACTTCCTGGATTACATGGAAGAAAACATTACAGTTCCtcagatgatgatgatagttcTTCATCACCTTAG